A region of Arabidopsis thaliana chromosome 5, partial sequence DNA encodes the following proteins:
- the TOC34 gene encoding translocon at the outer envelope membrane of chloroplasts 34 (translocon at the outer envelope membrane of chloroplasts 34 (TOC34); FUNCTIONS IN: GTP binding, GTPase activity; INVOLVED IN: protein targeting to chloroplast, chloroplast localization; LOCATED IN: chloroplast outer membrane, chloroplast, chloroplast envelope; EXPRESSED IN: 23 plant structures; EXPRESSED DURING: 13 growth stages; CONTAINS InterPro DOMAIN/s: AIG1 (InterPro:IPR006703), Chloroplast protein import component Toc34 (InterPro:IPR005688); BEST Arabidopsis thaliana protein match is: translocon at the outer envelope membrane of chloroplasts 33 (TAIR:AT1G02280.2); Has 1807 Blast hits to 1807 proteins in 277 species: Archae - 0; Bacteria - 0; Metazoa - 736; Fungi - 347; Plants - 385; Viruses - 0; Other Eukaryotes - 339 (source: NCBI BLink).), with product MAALQTLREWIGIQQFPPATQSKLLEILGKYKEEDVSSLTVLVMGKGGVGKSSTVNSVIGEKAAAVSTFQSEGLRPTLVSRTRSGFTLNIIDTPGLIEGGYVNDQAINIIKRFLLNMTIDVLLYVDRLDVYRVDDLDRQVVGAITDAFGKEIWKKSALVLTHAQFSPPDGLNYNHFVSKRSNALLKVIQTGAQLKKQDLQGFSIPVILVENSGRCHKNESDEKILPCGTSWIPNLFNKITEISFNGNKAIHVDKKLVEGPNPNERGKKLIPLMFAFQYLLVMKPLVRAIKSDVSRESKPAWELRDSGLASRRS from the exons ATGGCAGCTTTGCAAACGCTTCGTGAATGGATCGGTATCCAGCAGTTCCCACCTGCTACTCAATCTAAATTGCTCGAGATCCTTGGGAAGTATAAAGAAGAG GATGTGAGCTCGCTAACGGTCCTTGTAATGGGGAAAGGTGGTGTTGGAAAGTCATCAACTGTGAATTCAGTTATAGGCGAGAAAGCTGCTGCAGTTAGTACTTTCCAG TCTGAAGGACTGAGGCCTACCTTGGTCTCTCGCACAAGATCGGGATTTACATTGAATATCATCGACACTCCTGGTCTTATTGAGGGAGGATATGTGAATGATCAAGCCATCAACATTATAAAACG ATTTCTCCTCAACATGACTATAGATGTGCTACTATACGTAGACCGTTTGGATGTGTACCGGGTGGATGACCTTGATAGGCAAGTTGTCGGTGCTATAACTGATGCATTTGGTAAAGAGATATGGAAGAAGTCTGCTCTTGTTCTCACCCATGCTCAGTTCTCTCCACCAGACGGGTTAAATTATAACCACTTTGTCTCCAAAAGATCTAATGCTCTTCTAAAAGTTATCCAGACAGGCGCTCAACTGAAGAAACAGGATTTGCAG GGTTTTTCTATTCCTGTCATTCTTGTTGAGAACAGCGGAAGATGCCATAAGAACGAAAGCGATGAAAAG ATTCTTCCATGCGGGACTAGTTGGATTCCCAATCTGTTCAACAAAATCACAGAGATCTCTTTTAATGGCAACAAGGCGATTCATGTTGACAAGAAACTGGTCGAAGGGCCAAACCCAAacgaaagaggaaaaaaactgATTCCTTTAATGTTTGCATTCCAA TACTTGCTGGTGATGAAGCCATTGGTTCGAGCAATCAAGTCCGATGTTTCGAGAGAGAGTAAACCGGCGTGGGAGCTGCGAGACTCCGGTTTAGCAAGTCGAAGGTCTTGA
- a CDS encoding DNAse I-like superfamily protein translates to MPTQQIQSLRVFVATWNVGGKSPHSGLNLDALLHVHSEFDVYVLGFQEIVPLNAGNVLVLGDNEPAAKWLAMINQSLNKSSSSSGGRLSPKTPSFGAGSMFFAKPSLKKISESFRTECRRKLKICNCSTFSEDIVRKYGRESCFRCPEGLVNQSGVLSDDEEDEDDDDDDEDEDEGGGKVASLVSNQMTMKYGLVASKQMVGIFLTVWMRKELIQHVSHLRISSVTRGIMGCLGNKGCIAVSLQLYKTSFCFICSHLASGEREGDERRRNLDVIEILKNTSFPRICRTSFTRVPDRITKHDRVIWLGDLNYRIALSYSETKTLLDKNAWDTLLNKDQLKIERDAGRVFKGWHEGKIFFAPTYKYSYNSDAYAGDTSKEKKNKRRTPAWCDRILWHGDGIRQLSYVRGESRFSDHRPVCSVFVVDVEVCEGKTGTRRQ, encoded by the exons ATGCCTACTCAGCAAATCCAATCCTTAAG AGTCTTTGTGGCGACATGGAACGTGGGAGGAAAATCTCCACACTCTGGTCTTAATCTTGATGCTTTGCTTCACGTGCATAGTGAATTCGATGTATACGTTTTAGG TTTTCAGGAGATTGTTCCATTGAATGCTGGAAATGTCCTTGTTCTTGGAGACAACGAGCCTGCTGCGAAATGGTTAGCGATGATCAATCAATCCTtaaacaaatcatcatcatcttctggaGGAAGACTTAGCCCAAAAACTCCATCTTTTGGCGCTGGATCGATGTTCTTTGCGAAACCTTCTTTGAAGAAGATTAGTGAGAGTTTCAGAACAGAGTGCAGGAGAAAGCTGAAGATCTGTAACTGCAGCACTTTCTCTGAAGATATTGTAAGAAAGTATGGGAGAGAATCTTGTTTCAGATGTCCTGAAGGTCTAGTTAACCAATCCGGTGTACTTTCtgatgacgaagaagatgaagatgatgacgatgatgatgaagacgaggATGAAGGAGGAGGAAAAGTTGCTTCTCTTGTAAGCAACCAAATGACGATGAAGTATGGCTTAGTAGCATCAAAGCAAATGGTGGGTATATTCCTTACTGTGTGGATGAGAAAGGAACTTATTCAACACGTTTCTCATCTCAGAATCTCCTCCGTCACCCGCGGAATCATGGGTTGCTTAGGAAACAAG GGATGCATAGCTGTGAGTTTGCAGCTCTACAAGACGAGCTTCTGCTTCATCTGCAGTCATCTAGCTTCTGGTGAGAGAGAAGGAGACGAACGCCGCAGAAACTTAGATGTGATCGagattctcaagaacacaagttTCCCTAGAATATGCAGAACCTCTTTTACTCGTGTCCCTGATCGAATCACAAAGCACGA TCGGGTCATATGGCTTGGAGATTTGAACTACAGAATAGCTTTGAGTTACTCAGAAACAAAGACCCTCTTGGATAAAAACGCTTGGGACACTCTTCTCAACAAAGATCAG CTCAAGATTGAAAGAGACGCAGGTCGAGTGTTCAAAGGATGGCATGAAGGAAAAATCTTCTTTGCACCAACTTATAAGTACTCTTATAACTCTGATGCTTACGCGGGAGACACtagcaaagaaaagaagaacaagagaagaacTCCGGCCTG GTGCGATAGGATTCTTTGGCACGGTGATGGAATCCGGCAGCTCTCGTACGTGCGCGGCGAGTCACGTTTCTCCGATCATCGGCCGGTTTGCTCCGTGTTTGTCGTCGACGTTGAGGTTTGCGAGGGTAAAACCGGAACTAGGAGACAATAA
- a CDS encoding DNAse I-like superfamily protein (DNAse I-like superfamily protein; FUNCTIONS IN: hydrolase activity, inositol or phosphatidylinositol phosphatase activity; INVOLVED IN: biological_process unknown; LOCATED IN: cellular_component unknown; EXPRESSED IN: 18 plant structures; EXPRESSED DURING: 8 growth stages; CONTAINS InterPro DOMAIN/s: Inositol polyphosphate related phosphatase (InterPro:IPR000300), Endonuclease/exonuclease/phosphatase (InterPro:IPR005135); BEST Arabidopsis thaliana protein match is: DNAse I-like superfamily protein (TAIR:AT5G65090.1); Has 2300 Blast hits to 2056 proteins in 220 species: Archae - 0; Bacteria - 0; Metazoa - 750; Fungi - 552; Plants - 689; Viruses - 0; Other Eukaryotes - 309 (source: NCBI BLink).), which produces MSDPLYIFNRSQSEIVVESLLASSNLRSSMPTQQIQSLRVFVATWNVGGKSPHSGLNLDALLHVHSEFDVYVLGFQEIVPLNAGNVLVLGDNEPAAKWLAMINQSLNKSSSSSGGRLSPKTPSFGAGSMFFAKPSLKKISESFRTECRRKLKICNCSTFSEDIVRKYGRESCFRCPEGLVNQSGVLSDDEEDEDDDDDDEDEDEGGGKVASLVSNQMTMKYGLVASKQMVGIFLTVWMRKELIQHVSHLRISSVTRGIMGCLGNKGCIAVSLQLYKTSFCFICSHLASGEREGDERRRNLDVIEILKNTSFPRICRTSFTRVPDRITKHDRVIWLGDLNYRIALSYSETKTLLDKNAWDTLLNKDQLKIERDAGRVFKGWHEGKIFFAPTYKYSYNSDAYAGDTSKEKKNKRRTPAWCDRILWHGDGIRQLSYVRGESRFSDHRPVCSVFVVDVEVCEGKTGTRRQ; this is translated from the exons ATGTCGGATCCactctatatatttaata GGTCTCAATCCGAGATAGTAGTTGAATCTCTTTTAGCTTCAAGCAATCTCAGATCTTCAATGCCTACTCAGCAAATCCAATCCTTAAG AGTCTTTGTGGCGACATGGAACGTGGGAGGAAAATCTCCACACTCTGGTCTTAATCTTGATGCTTTGCTTCACGTGCATAGTGAATTCGATGTATACGTTTTAGG TTTTCAGGAGATTGTTCCATTGAATGCTGGAAATGTCCTTGTTCTTGGAGACAACGAGCCTGCTGCGAAATGGTTAGCGATGATCAATCAATCCTtaaacaaatcatcatcatcttctggaGGAAGACTTAGCCCAAAAACTCCATCTTTTGGCGCTGGATCGATGTTCTTTGCGAAACCTTCTTTGAAGAAGATTAGTGAGAGTTTCAGAACAGAGTGCAGGAGAAAGCTGAAGATCTGTAACTGCAGCACTTTCTCTGAAGATATTGTAAGAAAGTATGGGAGAGAATCTTGTTTCAGATGTCCTGAAGGTCTAGTTAACCAATCCGGTGTACTTTCtgatgacgaagaagatgaagatgatgacgatgatgatgaagacgaggATGAAGGAGGAGGAAAAGTTGCTTCTCTTGTAAGCAACCAAATGACGATGAAGTATGGCTTAGTAGCATCAAAGCAAATGGTGGGTATATTCCTTACTGTGTGGATGAGAAAGGAACTTATTCAACACGTTTCTCATCTCAGAATCTCCTCCGTCACCCGCGGAATCATGGGTTGCTTAGGAAACAAG GGATGCATAGCTGTGAGTTTGCAGCTCTACAAGACGAGCTTCTGCTTCATCTGCAGTCATCTAGCTTCTGGTGAGAGAGAAGGAGACGAACGCCGCAGAAACTTAGATGTGATCGagattctcaagaacacaagttTCCCTAGAATATGCAGAACCTCTTTTACTCGTGTCCCTGATCGAATCACAAAGCACGA TCGGGTCATATGGCTTGGAGATTTGAACTACAGAATAGCTTTGAGTTACTCAGAAACAAAGACCCTCTTGGATAAAAACGCTTGGGACACTCTTCTCAACAAAGATCAG CTCAAGATTGAAAGAGACGCAGGTCGAGTGTTCAAAGGATGGCATGAAGGAAAAATCTTCTTTGCACCAACTTATAAGTACTCTTATAACTCTGATGCTTACGCGGGAGACACtagcaaagaaaagaagaacaagagaagaacTCCGGCCTG GTGCGATAGGATTCTTTGGCACGGTGATGGAATCCGGCAGCTCTCGTACGTGCGCGGCGAGTCACGTTTCTCCGATCATCGGCCGGTTTGCTCCGTGTTTGTCGTCGACGTTGAGGTTTGCGAGGGTAAAACCGGAACTAGGAGACAATAA
- a CDS encoding DNAse I-like superfamily protein: protein MPTQQIQSLSFQEIVPLNAGNVLVLGDNEPAAKWLAMINQSLNKSSSSSGGRLSPKTPSFGAGSMFFAKPSLKKISESFRTECRRKLKICNCSTFSEDIVRKYGRESCFRCPEGLVNQSGVLSDDEEDEDDDDDDEDEDEGGGKVASLVSNQMTMKYGLVASKQMVGIFLTVWMRKELIQHVSHLRISSVTRGIMGCLGNKGCIAVSLQLYKTSFCFICSHLASGEREGDERRRNLDVIEILKNTSFPRICRTSFTRVPDRITKHDRVIWLGDLNYRIALSYSETKTLLDKNAWDTLLNKDQLKIERDAGRVFKGWHEGKIFFAPTYKYSYNSDAYAGDTSKEKKNKRRTPAWCDRILWHGDGIRQLSYVRGESRFSDHRPVCSVFVVDVEVCEGKTGTRRQ from the exons ATGCCTACTCAGCAAATCCAATCCTTAAG TTTTCAGGAGATTGTTCCATTGAATGCTGGAAATGTCCTTGTTCTTGGAGACAACGAGCCTGCTGCGAAATGGTTAGCGATGATCAATCAATCCTtaaacaaatcatcatcatcttctggaGGAAGACTTAGCCCAAAAACTCCATCTTTTGGCGCTGGATCGATGTTCTTTGCGAAACCTTCTTTGAAGAAGATTAGTGAGAGTTTCAGAACAGAGTGCAGGAGAAAGCTGAAGATCTGTAACTGCAGCACTTTCTCTGAAGATATTGTAAGAAAGTATGGGAGAGAATCTTGTTTCAGATGTCCTGAAGGTCTAGTTAACCAATCCGGTGTACTTTCtgatgacgaagaagatgaagatgatgacgatgatgatgaagacgaggATGAAGGAGGAGGAAAAGTTGCTTCTCTTGTAAGCAACCAAATGACGATGAAGTATGGCTTAGTAGCATCAAAGCAAATGGTGGGTATATTCCTTACTGTGTGGATGAGAAAGGAACTTATTCAACACGTTTCTCATCTCAGAATCTCCTCCGTCACCCGCGGAATCATGGGTTGCTTAGGAAACAAG GGATGCATAGCTGTGAGTTTGCAGCTCTACAAGACGAGCTTCTGCTTCATCTGCAGTCATCTAGCTTCTGGTGAGAGAGAAGGAGACGAACGCCGCAGAAACTTAGATGTGATCGagattctcaagaacacaagttTCCCTAGAATATGCAGAACCTCTTTTACTCGTGTCCCTGATCGAATCACAAAGCACGA TCGGGTCATATGGCTTGGAGATTTGAACTACAGAATAGCTTTGAGTTACTCAGAAACAAAGACCCTCTTGGATAAAAACGCTTGGGACACTCTTCTCAACAAAGATCAG CTCAAGATTGAAAGAGACGCAGGTCGAGTGTTCAAAGGATGGCATGAAGGAAAAATCTTCTTTGCACCAACTTATAAGTACTCTTATAACTCTGATGCTTACGCGGGAGACACtagcaaagaaaagaagaacaagagaagaacTCCGGCCTG GTGCGATAGGATTCTTTGGCACGGTGATGGAATCCGGCAGCTCTCGTACGTGCGCGGCGAGTCACGTTTCTCCGATCATCGGCCGGTTTGCTCCGTGTTTGTCGTCGACGTTGAGGTTTGCGAGGGTAAAACCGGAACTAGGAGACAATAA
- the SUN1 gene encoding SAD1/UNC-84 domain protein 1 (SAD1/UNC-84 domain protein 1 (SUN1); FUNCTIONS IN: protein binding; INVOLVED IN: biological_process unknown; LOCATED IN: nuclear envelope, endoplasmic reticulum; EXPRESSED IN: inflorescence, cultured cell, callus, leaf; CONTAINS InterPro DOMAIN/s: Sad1/UNC-like, C-terminal (InterPro:IPR012919); BEST Arabidopsis thaliana protein match is: SAD1/UNC-84 domain protein 2 (TAIR:AT3G10730.1); Has 1807 Blast hits to 1807 proteins in 277 species: Archae - 0; Bacteria - 0; Metazoa - 736; Fungi - 347; Plants - 385; Viruses - 0; Other Eukaryotes - 339 (source: NCBI BLink).), producing the protein MSASTVSITANTAAATRRTPILAGEKKSNFDYPQSESLANGGVGEAGGTSRDLSRGEATLDRSQGQDLGPVTRRSVSAATGTNTTATQRRTRKVATPKSEKARWKTVVRIFAKQLGALLIIVGLIQLTRKMILKASSPSSPISSYETEMAFSGLESRIAEVDGLVKATTNSMQVQVELLDKKMEREAKVLRQEIERKASAFQSELKKIESRTESLEKSVDEVNAKPWVTKDELERIYEELKKGNVDDSAFSEISIDELRAYARDIMEKEIEKHAADGLGRVDYALASGGAFVMEHSDPYLVGKGSSWFATTMRRAHTNAVKMLSPSFGEPGQCFPLKGSEGYVQIRLRGPIIPEAFTLEHVAKSVAYDRSSAPKDCRVSGSLQGPESSAETENMQLLTEFTYDLDRSNAQTFNILESSSSGLIDTVRLDFTSNHGSDSHTCIYRFRVHGRAPDPVPVVGTNLDQDSSPESE; encoded by the exons ATGTCGGCATCAACGGTGTCGATCACCGCTAATACGGCGGCAGCGACTAGACGGACGCCGATTCTTGCCGgagagaaaaaatcaaactttgatTACCCTCAAAGCGAATCGCTTGCGAACGGTGGTGTTGGGGAAGCCGGTGGTACGAGTAGAGATCTGAGCCGCGGTGAAGCTACCCTTGATCGATCTCAGGGACAAGATTTGGGTCCTGTGACGAGAAGGTCTGTTTCCGCTGCGACGGGGACTAATACCACCGCTACGCAGCGCCGGACGCGGAAGGTTGCGACTCCTAAGTCTGAGAAAGCGCGGTGGAAGACAGTGGTGAGGATATTTGCGAAGCAGCTTGGTGCGCTTTTGATCATTGTTGGGTTAATTCAATTGACGAGGAAGATGATTCTCAAGGCTTCTTCTCCGTCCTCTCCGATTTCTTCTTATGAAACGGAGATGGCGTTTTCGGGATTGGAAAGCCGAATTGCGGAAGTAGATGGTCTTGTTAAGGCTACGACGAATTCGATGCAGGTTCAAGTTGAATTGCTTGATAAGAAAATGGAGAGGGAAGCAAAAGTGCTTAGGCAAGAAATCGAGAGGAAAGCTTCTGCATTTCAGAGTGAGTTGAAGAAGATAGAATCTAGAACTGAGTCACTAGAGAAGTCTGTAGATGAAGTAAATGCTAAACCTTGGGTGACGAAAGATGAGTTAGAGAGGATTTATGAGGAACTGAAGAAGGGGAATGTTGATGATTCTGCTTTTAGTGAGATTAGCATTGATGAATTGAGGGCTTATGCTCGTGATATtatggagaaagagattgaaaagCATGCTGCTGATGGCCTTGGCCGAGTTGATTATGCATTGGCTTCTGGTGGTGCTTTTGTGATGGAGCATTCAGATCCTTATCTTGTTGGTAAAGGGAGTAGCTGGTTTGCGACTACCATGCGGCGCGCTCATACGAATGCGGTTAAGATGTTATCTCCGAGCTTCGGTGAGCCTGGACAATGTTTTCCTCTGAAAGGTAGCGAGGGCTATGTGCAAATCAGGCTGAGAGGACCAATCATACCAGAGGCTTTCACATTGGAGCATGTAGCTAAG AGTGTAGCCTACGACAGATCGAGTGCTCCAAAAGATTGCCGTGTATCAGGATCCCTGCAAGGACCGGAATCCTCAGCGGAGACAGAGAACATGCAACTTCTAACAGAGTTCACTTACGACCTAGACAGGTCGAACGCACAAACATTCAACATCTTAGAGTCATCAAGCTCTGGTCTAATCGATACTGTCAGGCTAGACTTCACCTCGAACCACGGAAGCGACTCGCACACTTGCATCTACCGGTTCAGGGTTCATGGGCGTGCGCCAGACCCGGTTCCTGTTGTGGGAACGAATCTTGATCAGGACTCTTCACCTGAAAGTGAATAA
- a CDS encoding Plant invertase/pectin methylesterase inhibitor superfamily (Plant invertase/pectin methylesterase inhibitor superfamily; FUNCTIONS IN: enzyme inhibitor activity, pectinesterase activity; INVOLVED IN: cell wall modification; LOCATED IN: cell wall; EXPRESSED IN: flower, root; CONTAINS InterPro DOMAIN/s: Pectinesterase, active site (InterPro:IPR018040), Pectin lyase fold/virulence factor (InterPro:IPR011050), Pectinesterase, catalytic (InterPro:IPR000070), Pectinesterase inhibitor (InterPro:IPR006501), Pectin lyase fold (InterPro:IPR012334); BEST Arabidopsis thaliana protein match is: Plant invertase/pectin methylesterase inhibitor superfamily (TAIR:AT3G10720.2); Has 1807 Blast hits to 1807 proteins in 277 species: Archae - 0; Bacteria - 0; Metazoa - 736; Fungi - 347; Plants - 385; Viruses - 0; Other Eukaryotes - 339 (source: NCBI BLink).): MQTHSSSLVFLALLCLSWALLVSPTRPPSQPPSHPPIQPSSQPPTQPPSQPPTQPPTQPPSHPPTQPPTPPPSQSPSQPSPLPPNIACKSTPYPKLCRTILSAVKSSPSDPYHYGKFTMKQCLKQARRLSKVINRFAQRVEADPGTSTVEEVSAVADCGELAELSVEYLETVTEELKAAELMTAALVDRVTSLLGGVVTNQQTCLDGLVDAKSGFATAIGTPLGNLTRLYSVSLGLVSHALNRNLKRYKGSKGKIFGGGNKPVREPLETLIKVLRKTCDKGKDCRKANRNLGELGETSGGSILVREAVTVGPYETDNFPTITEAVAAAPNHTFPEQGYFVIYARAGLYEEYVVISNKKRNIMLIGDGINKTIISGNHSFIDGWTTYNSSTFAVVGDRFVAVDVTFRNTAGPEKHQAVAVRNNADGSTFYRCSFEGYQDTLYVHSLRQFYRECDIYGTIDFIFGNAAAIFQNCNIYARKPMANQKNAVTAHGRTDPNQKTGISIINCTIGAAPDLAADPKSTMTFLGRPWKPYSRTVYIQSYISDVVQPVGWLEWNGTTGLDTISYGEYDNFGPGADTSKRVQWSGYSLLNLVQAMNFTVYNFTLGDTWLPQTDIPFYGGLLHTE; this comes from the exons ATGCAAACTCATTCTTCATCTCTCGTGTTCTTGGCTCTTCTCTGTCTGTCATGGGCTTTACTAGTCTCACCAACACGTCCTCCGTCACAACCTCCATCACATCCTCCAATACAGCCTTCGTCACAGCCGCCAACACAGCCTCCGTCACAGCCACCAACGCAGCCTCCAACACAGCCTCCGTCACATCCACCAACACAGCCTCCAACACCGCCACCATCACAGTCTCCATCGCAGCCTTCTCCACTACCACCAAACATCGCTTGTAAATCCACTCCTTACCCAAAGCTCTGCCGCACGATCCTCTCCGCCGTTAAATCATCACCTTCCGATCCTTACCATTACGGAAAGTTCACAATGAAGCAATGCCTCAAACAAGCTCGTCGCCTCTCCAAAGTCATCAACCGCTTTGCCCAGCGCGTGGAAGCTGATCCAGGTACGTCGACGGTGGAAGAGGTCAGTGCGGTGGCTGATTGCGGTGAGCTAGCAGAGCTTAGCGTCGAATACCTTGAAACGGTTACGGAGGAGCTGAAAGCGGCGGAGCTGATGACGGCTGCGCTCGTTGATCGTGTCACGAGTCTTCTCGGTGGCGTTGTGACTAATCAGCAGACGTGCCTCGACGGTCTTGTGGACGCTAAGAGCGGATTTGCGACGGCGATTGGAACGCCGTTAGGGAATCTAACGCGCCTCTACAGTGTGTCGTTGGGGCTTGTGAGTCACGCGCTTAACCGTAATTTGAAGAGGTATAAAGGTTCCAAGGGGAAAATCTTTGGTGGTGGTAACAAACCCGTTCGTGAACCTCTCGAGACTTTGATTAAG GTTTTACGCAAAACATGCGACAAGGGCAAAGATTGTCGGAAAGCTAACAGAAATTTAGGTGAGCTAGGAGAGACGAGCGGTGGATCGATCCTCGTAAGGGAAGCAGTGACCGTCGGTCCATATGAAACCGATAACTTCCCCACCATAACTGAGGCCGTTGCTGCCGCACCTAATCACACATTCCCGGAGCAAGGCTACTTCGTAATCTATGCAAGGGCAGGTCTTTACGAAGAATATGTTGtcatttcaaataaaaaaagaaacataatgCTTATTGGGGACGGAATCAATAAAACTATCATTTCTGGAAACCACAGTTTTATTGATGGTTGGACAACGTATAATTCTTCGACCTTTG CGGTGGTGGGAGACCGATTTGTTGCGGTTGATGTGACATTCCGAAACACAGCTGGACCAGAGAAGCACCAGGCTGTGGCCGTAAGAAACAATGCGGATGGATCGACATTTTATCGATGTAGTTTTGAAGGCTATCAAGATACTCTTTACGTTCATTCTTTGAGACAGTTCTATCGTGAATGTGATATATATG GGACCATAGATTTTATATTCGGAAATGCAGCTGCCATATTTCAAAACTGCAACATATATGCCCGAAAACCGATGGCAAATCAGAAGAATGCAGTGACAGCCCATGGAAGAACTGACCCAAACCAGAAAACTGGAATCTCCATCATTAATTGTACTATTGGAGCTGCCCCGGACCTCGCTGCTGACCCCAAGTCGACCATGACATTCCTTGGGCGGCCATGGAAGCCTTACTCGAGGACGGTCTACATACAATCATACATCAGCGATGTTGTCCAACCGGTAGGGTGGCTGGAATGGAATGGTACAACCGGGCTAGACACGATCTCCTATGGTGAATATGACAATTTTGGACCGGGGGCTGATACAAGTAAAAGGGTCCAATGGTCAGGATATAGCCTATTGAACTTGGTACAAGCCATGAACTTCACCGTATATAATTTCACTTTGGGAGACACTTGGTTGCCTCAGACTGACATTCCCTTCTACGGCGGTTTGCTTCACACCGaatga